The nucleotide sequence TTCACCTTCGAGCCGGCGGTGATCGCCTACAACCGCGACTTGCTGCCCGACGCGGAGGTGCCGCGCACGCGCCCGGCGCTGATCCGGCTGCTGCGCGACGACCCGGCGCGTTTCAGCCGGCGCGTCGCCACCTACGACACCGCCACCAGCGGCATCGGCTACCTGCTGGCTTCCCACGACGCCCTGCTGTTCGGCCAGTACTGGCAGCTCGTCGCGATGATGGGGAACGCCCAGGCGCGGCTCGCCTGCTGCTCCGGCGACATCCTCGACATGGTCGAGCGGGGGGAGGTGCTGATCGCCTACAACGTCCTCGGCTCCTACGCGCGGGCGCGGGCGGCGGCGGGGGCGCCCATCGGCATCGTGGTGCCGGAGGACTACACGCTGGTCATCTCCCGCGTCGCGGTGATCCCCCGGACGGCGCCCCGGCCGCAGCTCGCCGGCCAGTTCATCGACTATCTGCTGTCGCCGCGCGGGCAGGAGGTGGTGGCCGACCGCTCCGCCCTCTACGCCATCTCCTCCGGCATCAAGCGGGAGGCCTCGGCGTCGGGCCTGCGCTCCAGCACGGCGGCACCGCTGCACCCCATCGCCCTCAGCCCGGCCCTGCTGGTGTTTCTCGACCGGCTGAAGCGGGAGCGCTTCCTCCAGCAATGGCAGTCGGCGATCCTGCTGCCCTGAGCCGGGGATAGCCCCGCCCCCACCGCGTCCCCCACCGAAAATCGACGCCCCGCCCCATCCGTTTGCGGATTCGCAAAGGCAGCGCCGCGCCGTCTCCCTAGCCTGCGGGGAAGGCCCGCCCTCTGCCCTACCCCCTGCCCATGTGTCCGCGGGCCGAACCACGGACGAGCATGATGAGCGTTTCCACCACCGAACCGCGAACCGCCCCCCACCCCGCGGATCCCGCGCACAGGAGCGGCCTCTACGCCAAGCACGACAAGATCTACCCGAAGTCGGTCGCCGGCACCTTCCGCCGGCTGAAATGGCTGACGCTGGTCCTTCTGCTGGGCCTCTACTACGTCACCCCCTGGATACGCTGGGACCGCGGCCCCAACGCGCCGGATCAGGCGGTGCTGGTGGATATGCCGGGCCGCCGCCTGTATTTCTTCTTCATCGAGCTGTGGCCGCAGCAGGTCTATTACCTGACCGGCGCGCTGATCCTGGGGGCCATCGGCCTGTTCCTGGCGACCGCGCTCGCCGGCCGCGTCTGGTGCGGCTACGCCTGCCCGCAGACGGTGTGGAGCGACCTGTTCCTGTGGGTGGAGCGCCGGATCGAGGGCGACCGCGGCGACCGCATCCGCCTCGACAACGCCCCCTGGTCGCCGGCCAAGCTGGGCAGGAAGGCAACCAAGCACGCCGCCTGGCTGCTGATCGCGCTGCTGACCGGCGGCGCCTGGGTCTTCTACTTCAACGACGCCCCGACCCTGGCGCTGGAGATGCTGCGGTTCGAGGCGTCCTCGACCGTGCTGCTGTTCATCGGGCTGTTCACCGCGACCACCTATCTGCTGGCCGGCCACGCGCGCGAGCAGGTGTGCATCTACATGTGCCCCTGGCCGCGCTTCCAGGCGGCGATGCAGGACGAGGAGAGCCTGACCGTCACCTACGAGGACTGGCGCGGCGAGGGCCGCGGCCACCTGAAGCGCTCGCTGAGCTGGGAGGAGCGCAGGGTGACGGGGCTGGGCGACTGCATCGATTGCGGGGCCTGCGTCCATGTCTGCCCGACCGGGGTGGACATCCGCAACGGCCCGCAGCTCGCCTGCATCGGTTGCGGCCTGTGCGTGGACGCCTGCAACGGCGTGATGGCGAAGATCGGGCGGCCCGGCGATCTGGTCCGCTTCGATTCCCTGAACGCCCAGATCGCGCGGGCCAACGGCGCTACGCCGTCGTTCAAGCCGGTCCGCCCGCGCACCATCATCTACACGCTGCTGCTGACCGTCGTCGGCGGGATGATGGCCGCCGGGCTGGTGCTGAAGCCGACGGTGGACGTGAGCATCCTGCGCGACCGCGCGCCGCTGTTCGTCACCCTGTCCAACGGCGACGTCCAGAACGCCTACACGGTCAAGGTCCTGAACATGACGCGGGCGGCCCAGACCTACCGCCTGTCCGTCGCCGGGCTTCCCGGCGCCGTCCTGTCGGTGGCCGGCGGCGAAGGCGAGGCGGCGGAAGGCGCCGTCCTGGTCCAGGCCGATCCCGACAGCGTGGCGACCCACCGCGTGCTGGTCCGCGTGCCGAAGGAGGCGCTGCGCCAGCCCTCGACCCCCGCGGCCTTCGTCGTCACCCGCCAGCCGGACGGGCTGACCGTCCAGCACGAGACGGTCTTTCTCGCGCCCTGACCCTGCCTGTCTTCACACAAAGGAGGTTGCGCCATGAACTTCGACACCACCACCTACATCGCCCTGGTCGGCGCCGTCAGCGTGTTCGTCGTCACCATCGGGGTCTTCGCCTTCCTGCTGACCCGCAAGGGCAAGTGACGGCTTTTGCAGGAAAAGCGGGCGTCCGGTCCCCGGGCGTCCGCCTTCCATGGGGGGGGTGAGATTGCTTGCCGTGCCGAAGCTGTTGCATAACGGCGTTCGCGGGAGCTTTCCCCGAGAATGGCGTCATGAAGGGTCCATCGATGGAAGTGCTGAGGTTCGCACCGGAGGATTTCTCCCATGAACTTCTGGCGCTGGAGGTCGCCAAGCTCATCAAGGACGAGACGCCTCCGGCCGAACCGCTCACCTTCCACGCCTATTGGGACGGCGCGCTGAACGAGAAGCATCTGATTTCGGTGAAAAGCT is from Azospirillum sp. TSH58 and encodes:
- the ccoG gene encoding cytochrome c oxidase accessory protein CcoG, translating into MSVSTTEPRTAPHPADPAHRSGLYAKHDKIYPKSVAGTFRRLKWLTLVLLLGLYYVTPWIRWDRGPNAPDQAVLVDMPGRRLYFFFIELWPQQVYYLTGALILGAIGLFLATALAGRVWCGYACPQTVWSDLFLWVERRIEGDRGDRIRLDNAPWSPAKLGRKATKHAAWLLIALLTGGAWVFYFNDAPTLALEMLRFEASSTVLLFIGLFTATTYLLAGHAREQVCIYMCPWPRFQAAMQDEESLTVTYEDWRGEGRGHLKRSLSWEERRVTGLGDCIDCGACVHVCPTGVDIRNGPQLACIGCGLCVDACNGVMAKIGRPGDLVRFDSLNAQIARANGATPSFKPVRPRTIIYTLLLTVVGGMMAAGLVLKPTVDVSILRDRAPLFVTLSNGDVQNAYTVKVLNMTRAAQTYRLSVAGLPGAVLSVAGGEGEAAEGAVLVQADPDSVATHRVLVRVPKEALRQPSTPAAFVVTRQPDGLTVQHETVFLAP